The following proteins come from a genomic window of Achromobacter deleyi:
- a CDS encoding amidase, with amino-acid sequence MKLSEYVQYDAVGLGGLIAQGEVSPRELADTALRACARVNPRINAVIESWSPDLADVDAARDRHSPLAGVPFLIKDVGVAMAGRKNEFGSRLAQGFTAAADSLLMRRFREAGLVTLGRTATPEFAWSGTTESTLCGPTRNPWNVAHGAGGSSGGAAAAVAAGIVPLAHATDAAGSIRIPSAACGVFGLKPTRGRVSNGLALEEAINGLAAQLGVSRSVRDSAALLDAVHGAADGEPYAIAPPVGRYLAQVGIEPGKLRIGVMPQAWGGQRTQAPILERLADAVRLCASLGHEVEEAEAPLGVSWEAFVHASSVLWSANIAAWIDGIAGAMGRQPDLATLEPQTLAVYRTGRGIGAIEMLHALDLRNAVTRGVAAFFSRYDLLLTPTLPDLAPALGTYAAGADTMDGHQWTDRVFGSSPFTPVFNAAGLPAMSVPLFQDAATGLPIGMQFVAPAGREDVLFRVAGQLERSLPWAARQPGEWASTGND; translated from the coding sequence ATGAAGCTCTCAGAGTACGTGCAATACGACGCGGTCGGGCTTGGCGGCCTCATCGCGCAAGGCGAGGTGAGTCCGCGGGAACTCGCCGACACGGCGCTTCGAGCCTGCGCGCGGGTCAATCCGCGGATCAACGCGGTGATCGAAAGCTGGTCGCCGGACCTGGCCGACGTTGACGCCGCGCGGGACAGACATTCGCCTTTGGCGGGCGTCCCCTTCCTGATCAAGGATGTGGGGGTCGCGATGGCCGGCAGGAAAAACGAGTTCGGCAGCCGGCTGGCGCAAGGCTTCACGGCCGCGGCCGATTCGCTGCTGATGCGGCGCTTTCGCGAGGCCGGGCTGGTGACCCTGGGGCGAACCGCCACGCCCGAGTTCGCCTGGAGTGGCACGACCGAATCCACGCTGTGCGGCCCGACGCGCAATCCCTGGAACGTGGCCCACGGCGCGGGCGGATCGAGCGGCGGCGCCGCGGCGGCGGTGGCCGCCGGCATCGTGCCGTTGGCCCATGCCACCGACGCGGCCGGCTCGATCCGCATTCCCTCGGCGGCTTGCGGCGTGTTCGGGCTCAAGCCGACGCGAGGCCGCGTGTCCAATGGGCTCGCGCTGGAAGAGGCCATCAACGGCCTGGCGGCCCAGCTTGGCGTCAGCCGTTCGGTGCGTGACAGCGCCGCGCTGCTGGACGCGGTGCACGGCGCGGCCGATGGCGAGCCGTATGCGATTGCGCCGCCGGTTGGCCGTTACCTGGCGCAAGTCGGCATCGAGCCCGGCAAGCTGCGTATCGGCGTCATGCCGCAGGCCTGGGGAGGCCAGCGCACCCAGGCGCCCATCCTGGAGCGCCTCGCCGATGCGGTGCGGCTGTGTGCCTCGCTCGGCCACGAGGTCGAAGAGGCCGAGGCGCCGCTGGGCGTCAGCTGGGAGGCGTTCGTGCATGCCAGCTCGGTGCTGTGGTCCGCCAATATCGCCGCATGGATCGACGGTATCGCGGGCGCGATGGGGCGTCAGCCCGACCTGGCAACCCTGGAGCCGCAGACGCTCGCGGTCTATCGAACGGGGCGCGGGATCGGCGCCATCGAGATGCTCCATGCCCTCGATCTGCGCAATGCCGTGACCCGCGGCGTGGCGGCGTTCTTCTCGCGCTACGACCTGCTGTTGACCCCCACGCTGCCCGACCTGGCTCCGGCCTTGGGGACCTATGCCGCCGGCGCCGACACGATGGACGGCCACCAATGGACCGACCGCGTCTTCGGCAGTTCGCCGTTCACCCCGGTTTTCAATGCCGCCGGACTGCCGGCCATGTCGGTGCCGTTGTTCCAGGACGCCGCGACCGGCCTGCCGATTGGCATGCAGTTCGTTGCGCCGGCCGGCCGCGAGGATGTGCTATTCCGGGTGGCCGGCCAGCTGGAGCGCAGCCTGCCGTGGGCGGCGCGGCAGCCAGGCGAGTGGGCGTCGACGGGGAACGATTGA
- a CDS encoding DUF72 domain-containing protein: MQDDLFGDALPVPPANTPDHAASRATPDLSALRGMARVLPASAGEEWRALAQQLPAQLRFGVSTWSYPGWEGLVWDGEYDSSTLSRHGLGAYHRHPLLRTVCVDRTFWQPLTASQYAAYAGQVDDDFRFVVKCPASVTDAQVRGEAGRTREANPLFLDPSVAVQEFVRPALEGLGAKLGVLVFQLSPLPLGMLSRSASLFEKLDRLLAAVREALSGHDAVIVAVEVRDPELLGQALVDTLRAHGATFCLGLHGKMPPIDAQLPVLRALWPGPLVCRWNLNRVFGAYGYADAQKKHDPFNAIVSEDLATRTVLARTIRGITGAGQPAYVTISNDAEGCAPLSILQLAQAIAA, from the coding sequence ATGCAAGACGATCTTTTCGGCGATGCGCTACCCGTGCCGCCGGCCAACACGCCCGATCATGCCGCGTCTCGTGCCACTCCCGACCTTTCCGCCCTTCGCGGCATGGCCAGGGTGCTGCCCGCTTCCGCGGGAGAGGAATGGCGCGCGCTCGCCCAGCAGTTGCCGGCCCAATTGCGCTTTGGCGTCTCCACCTGGTCATACCCGGGTTGGGAAGGGCTGGTCTGGGACGGTGAATACGATTCGAGCACGCTGTCCCGACACGGTCTGGGCGCCTACCATCGGCATCCGCTGTTGCGCACGGTTTGCGTGGACCGCACTTTCTGGCAGCCGTTGACGGCGAGCCAGTACGCCGCCTACGCGGGGCAGGTCGATGACGATTTCCGTTTCGTCGTCAAATGTCCCGCCAGCGTTACCGACGCCCAGGTGCGTGGCGAAGCAGGCAGGACACGCGAGGCCAACCCGCTTTTCCTCGATCCGTCGGTGGCTGTCCAGGAATTCGTGCGCCCGGCGCTCGAAGGCCTGGGCGCCAAGCTCGGCGTCCTGGTGTTCCAGCTGAGCCCGCTGCCGCTGGGCATGCTGAGCCGCTCGGCATCGCTGTTCGAGAAACTGGATCGCCTGCTGGCGGCTGTCCGGGAGGCCTTGTCCGGGCATGACGCCGTGATCGTCGCCGTGGAAGTGCGGGACCCGGAACTGCTGGGTCAGGCGCTGGTTGACACGCTCAGGGCGCATGGGGCCACGTTCTGCCTGGGCCTGCATGGCAAGATGCCGCCGATCGACGCGCAACTGCCGGTGCTGCGCGCGCTATGGCCGGGGCCGCTGGTCTGCCGGTGGAACCTGAACCGCGTCTTCGGCGCCTATGGCTATGCCGACGCGCAGAAGAAGCACGATCCGTTCAATGCCATTGTCAGCGAGGATCTCGCCACGCGCACGGTGCTGGCGCGCACGATCCGCGGCATCACGGGCGCGGGCCAGCCGGCCTACGTGACGATCAGCAACGATGCCGAGGGCTGCGCGCCGCTGTCCATCCTGCAACTGGCCCAGGCCATCGCGGCGTAG
- a CDS encoding RNA methyltransferase, with amino-acid sequence MRYSDFQQRLASLGAQPTHRGRVMRAWLTGQAFDSDTWRRRFDNFLPLAVREALPALAAELDGLARVRSEHAGHDGSRLLVDLADGQMVESVLLPRDGLCVSTQVGCAVGCRFCMTGKSGLIRQVASMEILAQVVLARRLRAVKKVVFMGMGEPAHNLDNVLEAINLLGTDGNIGHKNLVFSTVGDPRVFDALPRQSVKPALALSLHTTRAELREHLLPRAPKIAPEALVELGEKYARDTGYPIQYQWTLLKGINDGDDELDAIPRLLKGKFGVLNVIPFNSLEGDDYQRPETERIREIVRILHRRGVLTKIRNSAGQDVDGGCGQLRARAVGAEQVVELRRIHSGRLKAAVR; translated from the coding sequence ATGCGCTACTCCGATTTCCAACAACGTCTCGCCTCCCTGGGCGCCCAGCCGACTCATCGCGGCCGGGTCATGCGCGCCTGGCTGACCGGGCAGGCGTTCGACAGCGACACCTGGCGGCGGCGTTTCGACAACTTCCTGCCGCTGGCGGTGCGCGAGGCCCTGCCGGCCCTGGCGGCGGAACTGGACGGGTTGGCGCGGGTGCGCTCCGAACACGCCGGACATGACGGCTCGCGCCTGCTGGTCGACCTGGCCGACGGGCAGATGGTGGAAAGCGTGCTGCTGCCGCGCGACGGGCTCTGTGTGTCGACCCAGGTCGGCTGCGCCGTGGGCTGTCGTTTCTGCATGACCGGCAAGAGCGGCCTGATCCGTCAGGTCGCCAGCATGGAGATCCTGGCCCAGGTGGTGCTGGCGCGGCGCTTGCGTGCGGTGAAGAAAGTCGTTTTCATGGGCATGGGCGAACCGGCGCACAACCTCGACAACGTGCTCGAGGCCATCAATCTGCTCGGCACCGACGGCAATATCGGCCACAAGAACCTGGTGTTCTCCACCGTGGGCGATCCGCGCGTGTTCGACGCGTTGCCGCGGCAATCCGTCAAGCCCGCGCTGGCGCTGTCGCTGCATACGACGCGGGCCGAGCTGCGCGAGCACCTGCTGCCGCGCGCGCCGAAGATCGCGCCGGAGGCCTTGGTGGAACTGGGTGAAAAGTACGCCCGCGACACGGGCTACCCGATCCAGTACCAGTGGACCTTGCTCAAGGGCATCAACGACGGCGACGATGAGCTGGACGCGATTCCGCGCCTGCTCAAGGGCAAGTTCGGCGTGCTCAACGTGATTCCCTTCAACAGCCTCGAGGGTGATGACTACCAGCGTCCCGAGACCGAACGCATCCGCGAGATCGTGCGCATCCTGCACCGCCGCGGGGTGCTGACCAAGATCCGGAACAGCGCCGGGCAGGACGTGGACGGCGGCTGTGGCCAGTTGCGGGCCCGCGCGGTGGGGGCGGAGCAGGTGGTGGAACTGCGCCGCATACACAGTGGAAGGCTGAAGGCCGCGGTTCGGTGA
- a CDS encoding RES family NAD+ phosphorylase, translating into MAEQAGKSSPIPPADITPSPVPALHVSRMTWPQGMTLHRIHQAKYAGAEFNPGVKGNARFSPIMDAQGRRIPTLYGGSSFDCAAMETVFHDVSFAPGFKSYDKTKLEGHVHSQVQPGVDLVLADLRGKALRKLGISRRQLIDTEKDRYPATRKWAQAIHARCPDVQGLCWTSRQDDSAQAAMLFGDRIAADVLSQTGPSRSLLKDENAYDDVLNLAEKIGVNLVSGKN; encoded by the coding sequence ATGGCTGAACAAGCTGGAAAATCGTCACCGATTCCGCCTGCTGACATTACGCCGTCGCCCGTGCCAGCACTGCATGTCTCAAGGATGACATGGCCGCAGGGCATGACGTTGCATCGGATCCATCAGGCCAAGTACGCGGGCGCCGAGTTCAACCCCGGTGTCAAAGGCAATGCGCGATTCAGCCCGATCATGGATGCTCAAGGCAGGCGGATCCCGACGCTTTACGGCGGAAGTTCGTTCGACTGCGCGGCGATGGAAACCGTGTTCCACGACGTTTCGTTCGCACCAGGGTTCAAGAGCTATGACAAAACGAAGCTTGAGGGGCACGTGCATTCCCAGGTCCAGCCGGGCGTTGATCTCGTGTTGGCCGATTTGCGTGGGAAAGCGTTGCGAAAATTGGGAATTTCGCGCAGGCAACTGATCGATACCGAGAAGGATCGATACCCTGCCACGCGAAAATGGGCCCAGGCCATTCATGCAAGGTGCCCTGATGTGCAGGGCCTGTGTTGGACTTCAAGGCAGGATGACAGCGCACAGGCCGCGATGTTGTTCGGAGATCGTATCGCTGCCGACGTGCTGAGTCAGACCGGGCCCTCTCGCAGCTTGCTGAAGGATGAAAATGCCTATGACGATGTGTTGAACCTTGCTGAAAAAATAGGTGTGAACCTCGTGTCGGGGAAAAACTGA
- a CDS encoding Crp/Fnr family transcriptional regulator has product MRAPAGGVGHESASPRRRPKQDPVDRMLGVVPWYNGLPRLEREVVRAELRVVTLQAGERLFREGSKSLGWYGVVDGLVKWSSRGSDGRSLSLAGFSTGSWFGEATMIRREPFEYEVVALRPSQVAILPRDTCERLWNHNIEFTKALMMHLAQRVNWLMACYTGNVLLDVDTTVARAVAAQLNAEQHSGTNGRLKISQEEIASLCGVSRQRCNAALTRLAREGVLQTHYGGMTILDREGLYRHAKLNREPADHPADMPA; this is encoded by the coding sequence ATGCGAGCACCGGCGGGCGGCGTTGGCCACGAATCAGCCAGCCCCAGGCGGCGGCCCAAGCAGGATCCGGTGGACCGGATGCTGGGCGTCGTGCCCTGGTACAACGGCCTGCCGCGCCTGGAGCGCGAGGTGGTGCGCGCCGAACTGCGCGTGGTCACGTTGCAGGCGGGCGAACGCCTGTTCCGCGAAGGCTCGAAATCGCTGGGCTGGTATGGCGTGGTGGACGGTCTGGTGAAATGGTCGTCGCGCGGGTCGGACGGCCGGTCGCTGTCGCTGGCCGGCTTCAGCACCGGCAGCTGGTTCGGCGAGGCCACCATGATCCGCCGCGAGCCGTTCGAATACGAAGTGGTGGCGCTGCGCCCGAGCCAGGTCGCGATCCTGCCGCGCGACACCTGCGAACGCCTGTGGAACCACAACATCGAATTCACCAAGGCGCTGATGATGCACCTGGCGCAACGCGTGAACTGGCTGATGGCCTGCTACACCGGCAACGTGCTGCTCGACGTCGACACCACCGTGGCCCGGGCCGTCGCCGCGCAGTTGAACGCCGAGCAGCATTCCGGCACCAACGGCCGGCTCAAGATCTCGCAGGAGGAGATCGCCAGCCTGTGCGGCGTCTCGCGCCAGCGCTGCAACGCCGCGCTGACGCGGCTGGCGCGGGAGGGCGTATTGCAGACGCATTATGGCGGCATGACGATCCTGGACCGGGAAGGCTTGTACCGCCATGCGAAGCTGAACCGGGAACCGGCGGATCATCCGGCGGACATGCCGGCGTAG
- a CDS encoding ABC transporter substrate-binding protein yields MLSMPRRFSRAVLAGAIAGALLHAGAARAQISDDVIRIGFITDMSGVYSGPDGPGGAEAIKMAIEEMGGEINGKKIELLTADHQNKADIASAKAREWFDQRGLDMLIGGTNSSTALAMSKVAADKKKPIIVVGAGAPALTNEQCTPYTLNYAYDTVAQARGTGAAVVKAGGKSWYILTADYAFGHALQADTTKVVEAGGGKVVGSVKHPLSTSDFSSFLLQAQASKAEILALANAGADATNAIKAANEFGLTKTMRLAGMIMFINDIHAMGLDTAKGMYLTDSWYWNASDETRAWAQKFYERRNAMPSSLQAADYSAAIQYLRAVKATGTDDADKVLAYLRENKLNDVYIKNGVVRPDGRVVHDMYLLQVKTPEESKAPWDYFKVVQTIDGNEAFTTKAETRCALWK; encoded by the coding sequence ATGTTGTCAATGCCACGCAGGTTTTCGCGCGCTGTCCTGGCCGGCGCCATCGCCGGCGCGCTGCTGCACGCGGGCGCGGCCCGGGCGCAGATTTCCGACGATGTGATCCGGATCGGCTTCATTACCGACATGTCGGGGGTCTATTCGGGGCCGGACGGCCCAGGCGGCGCCGAGGCCATCAAGATGGCCATCGAGGAGATGGGCGGCGAGATCAACGGCAAGAAGATCGAGCTGTTGACGGCGGACCATCAGAACAAGGCGGACATCGCCTCGGCCAAGGCGCGCGAGTGGTTCGACCAGCGCGGCCTGGACATGCTGATCGGCGGCACCAATTCCAGCACGGCGCTGGCGATGTCGAAGGTGGCCGCCGACAAGAAGAAGCCGATCATCGTGGTGGGCGCCGGCGCGCCGGCCCTGACCAACGAACAATGCACGCCGTACACGCTGAACTACGCCTACGACACCGTGGCGCAGGCGCGCGGCACCGGCGCGGCGGTGGTGAAGGCGGGCGGCAAGAGCTGGTACATCCTGACGGCCGACTACGCCTTCGGCCACGCGCTGCAGGCCGACACCACCAAGGTAGTCGAGGCGGGCGGCGGCAAGGTGGTCGGGTCGGTCAAGCATCCGCTGTCGACCAGCGATTTCTCGTCGTTCCTGCTGCAGGCGCAGGCCAGCAAGGCCGAGATCCTGGCCCTGGCCAATGCCGGCGCGGACGCGACCAACGCGATCAAGGCGGCCAACGAGTTCGGCCTGACCAAGACGATGCGGCTGGCCGGCATGATTATGTTCATCAACGATATCCACGCCATGGGCCTGGACACGGCGAAGGGCATGTACCTGACCGACAGCTGGTACTGGAATGCATCGGACGAGACGCGGGCCTGGGCGCAGAAGTTCTACGAACGCCGCAATGCCATGCCGTCGTCGCTGCAGGCGGCGGATTACTCGGCGGCCATCCAGTACCTGCGCGCGGTCAAGGCCACCGGCACGGACGATGCCGACAAGGTGCTGGCCTACCTGCGCGAGAACAAGCTCAACGACGTCTATATCAAGAACGGCGTGGTGCGTCCGGACGGGCGCGTGGTGCACGACATGTACCTGCTGCAGGTCAAGACGCCCGAGGAATCGAAGGCGCCCTGGGACTACTTCAAGGTGGTGCAGACCATCGACGGCAACGAGGCCTTCACCACCAAGGCCGAGACCCGCTGCGCCCTTTGGAAATAA
- a CDS encoding 3-keto-5-aminohexanoate cleavage protein, with the protein MAKRKVIVTIAPTGGMAFKSQNPHLPTQPAEIAEDVYRCYNAGASVVALHARRPDDQATCDAAIYRDMNQRIRERCDIVLNNSTGGGVHGDMVKETTPGTWEILWEERLKGMEAGAEMCTLDATTLNLAFGDREYLMNTPLSRAREMAAGMKARGIKPEWEVFSPTHILQDATTLIGEGLDEEPHFINLVMNVHRNFQNAMPFSPRHLQMMVDLLPKNSIFCVSGIGPSQLEANISALLLGGHARVGLEDNLYYRHGELATNVQLTERIVRIIREMDMEPATPAEAREILGLPLRGGVRPAFAL; encoded by the coding sequence ATGGCAAAACGCAAAGTGATCGTGACCATTGCCCCCACCGGGGGCATGGCGTTCAAGAGCCAGAATCCGCACCTGCCGACCCAGCCGGCCGAGATCGCCGAGGACGTCTACCGCTGCTACAACGCCGGGGCCAGCGTGGTCGCGCTGCACGCGCGCCGCCCCGACGACCAGGCCACCTGCGACGCGGCCATCTACCGCGACATGAACCAGCGCATCCGCGAACGTTGCGACATCGTGCTGAACAACTCCACGGGCGGCGGCGTTCATGGCGACATGGTCAAGGAGACCACGCCGGGCACCTGGGAGATCCTGTGGGAAGAGCGGCTCAAGGGCATGGAGGCGGGCGCCGAGATGTGCACGCTGGACGCCACCACGCTCAACCTGGCCTTCGGCGACCGCGAGTACCTGATGAACACGCCGCTGAGCCGCGCGCGCGAGATGGCGGCCGGCATGAAGGCGCGCGGCATCAAGCCGGAGTGGGAGGTGTTCAGCCCGACGCACATCCTGCAGGACGCCACCACGCTGATCGGCGAGGGACTGGACGAGGAACCGCATTTCATCAACCTGGTGATGAACGTGCACCGCAACTTCCAGAACGCCATGCCGTTCTCGCCGCGCCACCTGCAGATGATGGTGGACCTGCTGCCGAAGAACAGCATCTTCTGCGTCAGCGGTATCGGGCCGTCGCAGCTGGAGGCCAACATCAGCGCGCTGCTGCTGGGCGGCCACGCGCGGGTGGGGCTGGAAGACAACCTGTATTACCGTCACGGCGAGCTGGCGACCAACGTGCAGCTGACCGAACGCATCGTGCGCATCATTCGCGAGATGGACATGGAGCCGGCCACGCCCGCCGAGGCGCGCGAGATCCTGGGGCTGCCGCTGCGCGGCGGCGTGCGGCCGGCATTCGCGCTGTGA